The proteins below are encoded in one region of Desulfuromonas acetexigens:
- a CDS encoding archease has product MNDFRLLAHTADMGIEATGNSRAEVFVAAAQGLKEMIFGDAPVTPRQSAPVSLANGDVGELLVAWLGEILYLFEVRGLVPAEFVIYEITENSLRGEVYGEPFDPKRHPVEREVKAITYHQLSVERDGQGWRAKVYVDL; this is encoded by the coding sequence ATGAATGACTTTCGCTTGCTGGCACACACCGCCGACATGGGGATCGAGGCGACCGGGAACTCCCGCGCGGAGGTCTTCGTCGCCGCCGCCCAGGGGCTGAAGGAGATGATCTTCGGCGACGCCCCGGTGACGCCCCGACAAAGCGCGCCGGTCTCCCTCGCCAACGGCGATGTTGGTGAGCTGCTGGTCGCCTGGCTCGGAGAAATCCTCTACCTCTTCGAGGTGCGGGGGCTGGTGCCGGCAGAATTCGTGATCTATGAAATTACCGAGAACTCCCTGCGTGGCGAAGTGTACGGCGAACCCTTCGACCCGAAGCGCCACCCCGTCGAGCGGGAAGTGAAGGCGATCACCTACCACCAGCTTTCTGTCGAACGGGACGGCCAGGGCTGGCGCGCCAAGGTTTACGTCGATCTGTAA
- a CDS encoding RtcB family protein, whose amino-acid sequence MTVKLQQIDDCRWRIPREGAMRTEGLVFADARMIATLQEEQALEQVRNVATLPGIVGPSLAMPDIHWGYGFPIGGVAAFDAEEGVVSPGGVGYDINCGVRLLRSALTANDIKPVLAKLADTLFRNVPAGVGSERRDLKVSLAEQRRVLERGAAWAVARGYGETEDLRHIEAGGMLPDADSELISERAMERGRAQLGTLGSGNHFLEVQEVEEIFDAAVADVLGLCTGQVTVSIHTGSRGLGYQVCDDFLKRMLQASRKYGIELPDRQLCCAPLTSPEGREYLAAMAGAANFAFANRQIITAWVRESFEQVLGLGPAQLRLSLIYDVCHNIAKWETHTVDGRARRLCVHRKGATRAFPPGHPETPEAYRAVGQPVLIPGDMGRYSYVLVGSAGAMAETFGSTCHGAGRVLSRHAAKKVAHGRRIEAELAERGILIRAAGRAAVAEEISEAYKDVAEVVDVVRRAGLGKIVARLRPLAVIKG is encoded by the coding sequence ATGACCGTCAAACTCCAGCAAATCGACGACTGCCGCTGGCGCATACCCCGCGAGGGAGCGATGCGCACCGAGGGGCTGGTCTTCGCCGACGCCCGGATGATCGCCACTCTGCAAGAGGAACAGGCGCTGGAGCAGGTGCGCAACGTCGCGACGCTGCCGGGGATCGTCGGACCGTCCCTGGCCATGCCGGACATCCACTGGGGCTACGGTTTTCCCATCGGCGGGGTGGCGGCCTTCGACGCCGAGGAGGGGGTGGTTTCCCCCGGCGGCGTCGGTTACGACATCAACTGCGGGGTGCGCCTGCTGCGCAGCGCGCTCACGGCCAATGACATCAAACCGGTGCTGGCGAAGCTGGCCGACACCCTCTTTCGCAACGTGCCGGCCGGGGTCGGCTCCGAACGGCGCGACCTCAAGGTCTCCCTGGCCGAACAGCGCCGGGTGCTGGAACGGGGTGCGGCCTGGGCCGTCGCCCGGGGCTACGGCGAGACTGAAGATCTGCGCCATATCGAAGCCGGCGGCATGCTCCCCGACGCCGATTCCGAGCTTATTTCCGAGCGGGCCATGGAGCGCGGTCGCGCCCAACTCGGCACCCTGGGCAGCGGCAATCATTTTCTCGAAGTGCAAGAGGTGGAGGAGATCTTCGATGCGGCGGTCGCTGATGTCCTCGGCCTCTGCACCGGCCAGGTCACGGTGAGCATCCACACCGGCAGCCGCGGCCTCGGCTATCAGGTCTGCGACGATTTCCTCAAACGCATGCTCCAGGCCAGCCGCAAGTACGGCATTGAGCTTCCCGACCGACAACTCTGCTGCGCCCCCCTGACCAGCCCGGAAGGAAGGGAGTATCTGGCGGCCATGGCTGGCGCCGCCAACTTCGCCTTCGCCAACCGGCAGATCATCACCGCCTGGGTGCGGGAATCCTTTGAGCAGGTCTTGGGCTTAGGTCCGGCGCAACTGCGCCTGTCGCTGATCTACGATGTCTGCCACAACATCGCCAAATGGGAAACCCATACGGTGGACGGCCGGGCGCGGCGGCTCTGTGTGCATCGCAAGGGGGCGACTCGGGCCTTCCCGCCTGGGCACCCGGAAACCCCCGAGGCCTATCGCGCCGTCGGCCAGCCGGTGCTGATCCCCGGCGACATGGGACGCTATTCCTACGTTCTGGTCGGCAGCGCAGGGGCGATGGCGGAAACTTTCGGTTCCACCTGCCACGGCGCCGGGCGGGTCCTTTCGCGCCATGCCGCGAAGAAGGTCGCCCATGGCCGACGCATCGAGGCGGAACTGGCCGAGCGCGGCATTCTCATCCGCGCCGCCGGTCGGGCGGCGGTGGCCGAAGAGATCTCCGAAGCCTACAAGGATGTCGCTGAAGTGGTCGACGTGGTGCGTCGCGCCGGACTCGGCAAGATCGTTGCCCGCTTGCGCCCGCTGGCGGTGATCAAAGGTTAA